A genome region from Phoenix dactylifera cultivar Barhee BC4 chromosome 18, palm_55x_up_171113_PBpolish2nd_filt_p, whole genome shotgun sequence includes the following:
- the LOC103698339 gene encoding catalase isozyme 2-like, with protein sequence MGKERKEAHHFQSQEAMDPYKFRPSSAFDTTYTTTNAGAPVWNDDQALTVGPRGPILLEDYHLIEKIAHFARERIPERVVHARGASAKGFFECTHDVTHLTCADFLRAPGVQTPVIVRFSTVIHERGSPETIRDPRGFAVKFYTREGNWDLLGNNFPVFFIRDGIKFPDVIHAFKPNPKSHIQEYWRVFDFLSHHPESLHTFFFLFDDVGVPSDYRHMEGFGVNTYTFINKEGKVHYVKFHWKPTCGVRCLSEEEAIVVGGKNHSHATQDLCESIAAGNYPEWKLYVQVMDPDHEDRYDFDPLDDTKTWPEDILPLQPVGRLVLNRNIDNFFAENEQLAFGPGLVVPGIYYSDDKMLQCRVFAYADTQRYRLGPNYLMLPVNAPKCAFHNNHFDGLMNFMQRNEEVDYFPSRHHPLRHAERFPIPSRVVTGKREKTVIPKQNDFKQPGERYRSWAPDRQERFVRRWAEALGHPKVSHELRSIWITYLTQCDVSLGQKVANRLNVKPSM encoded by the exons ATGGGAAAGGAGCGCAAGGAGGCTCACCACTTTCAGTCCCAAGAGgccatggatccctacaag tTTCGTCCGTCAAGTGCTTTCGACACCACTTACACGACCACCAATGCTGGTGCGCCCGTTTGGAACGATGACCAGGCACTAACCGTGGGACCAAGAG GACCCATTCTCCTGGAGGACTACCATTTGATCGAAAAGATTGCCCATTTTGCCCGGGAGCGCATTCCAGAGCGCGTTGTTCATGCCAGGGGCGCCAGCGCCAAGGGCTTCTTTGAATGCACTCATGATGTCACTCACCTCACCTGTGCCGACTTCCTCCGTGCACCCGGCGTCCAAACTCCGGTCATCGTTCGTTTCTCTACCGTCATTCATGAACGTGGAAGCCCCGAAACCATTCGAGACCCTCGCGGTTTCGCCGTCAAGTTCTACACTAGGGAG GGCAATTGGGATCTCCTGGGAAACAATTTCCCAGTGTTCTTCATTCGCGACGGTATTAAGTTCCCCGACGTGATCCATGCCTTCAAACCCAACCCCAAGTCCCACATCCAGGAGTACTGGAGGGTCTTCGACTTCCTGTCGCACCACCCGGAGAGCTTGCAcacattcttcttcctcttcgatGATGTCGGCGTTCCATCCGACTACCGGCACATGGAAGGCTTCGGTGTCAACACTTACACTTTCATCAACAAGGAGGGGAAGGTTCATTACGTGAAGTTCCACTGGAAGCCGACCTGTGGGGTGAGGTGTTTGTCAGAGGAAGAGGCAATAGTCGTCGGTGGCAAGAACCACAGCCATGCTACTCAGGATCTCTGTGAGTCCATTGCTGCAGGGAACTATCCCGAATGGAAGCTCTACGTTCAGGTCATGGATCCTGACCATGAGGACCGCTACGACTTCGATCCGCTCGACGATACCAAGACCTGGCCTGAGGATATTCTGCCCCTCCAGCCGGTCGGCAGGCTGGTCTTGAACCGAAACATCGACAATTTCTTTGCGGAGAATGAGCAGCTCGCCTTCGGCCCGGGGCTTGTTGTGCCTGGGATCTATTACTCTGACGATAAGATGCTTCAGTGCAGGGTTTTTGCCTACGCTGACACCCAGAGGTACAGGCTCGGGCCGAACTACTTGATGCTTCCAGTGAATGCGCCAAAATGTGCTTTCCACAACAATCACTTTGATGGACTGATGAATTTCATGCAGAGGAACGAGGAG GTGGATTACTTCCCTTCAAGGCACCATCCCCTTCGACATGCAGAGAGGTTTCCCATTCCTTCCCGTGTGGTCACCGGCAAGCGAGAGAAG ACAGTAATTCCCAAGCAAAATGATTTCAAGCAACCAGGGGAGAGATACCGCTCCTGGGCGCCCGATAG GCAAGAGCGATTTGTCCGTCGATGGGCCGAGGCATTGGGGCACCCTAAGGTCAGCCATGAACTCCGTAGCATCTGGATCACATACCTGACACAG TGTGATGTATCACTGGGTCAGAAGGTTGCGAATCGCCTCAATGTCAAACCAAGCATGTGA